The Paraburkholderia caffeinilytica genome segment TGGGGCTGGACGAGCTTCTCGTTCAGCTGGCTCGGCGACCCCGACAAGGCGATTTTCTGCGTCGTGATCGCAGCGGTGTGGCAATCCACCGGCTTTGTGATGGCGCTGTTCCTCGCGGGCTTGCGCGGTGTCGACGGTGAAATCTTCAAGGCCGCGCAGATGGACGGTGCAGGCTTGCCCACCATCTACCGCAAGATCGTGATTCCGAGCATGCGCCCGGTGTTCTTCTCCGTGCTGCTGATTCTCTGCCACATCACGATCAAGACCTTCGACCTGGTCGTCGCGTTGACCGCGGGCGGTCCGGGTACGTCTTCATCGCTGCCGGCTATTTTCATGTACACGTTTTCGTTCAATCGCGGGCAGTTGGGCGTCGGCGCGGCATCGTCGATGATGATGCTCGCGACCGTTGTGGCCGTGCTAGTGCCGCTGATGTATCTGGAATCGAGGAGCACCCGCAATGCAGCCTAAGATGACGATCAGCCGTGCCGTCATTTATGCGGCCTTGATTCTGTTTGCCCTGTATTTCCTGTTTCCGCTGTACGTGATGCTGTCCACGTCGTTCAAGGACATCGACCAGCTGCGCACCGGCAACCTGCTCACGCCGCCGTCGCATTGGACCGTCGACCCCTGGATCAAGGCATGGAGCGGTGCGTGTACGGGCGTGCGCTGCGACGGCATGCAACCGTTCTTCATGAACTCCGTGCGCATGGTGATCCCGGCGGTGCTGATCTCGTCGATCATCGGCGCGTTCAACGGTTATGTGCTCACGCACTGGCGCTTCCGTGGCGCGGATCCGATCTTCACGATGATCCTGGTTGGCTGCTTCATTCCGTTCCAGGCGATCCTGCTGCCGATGGCGCGTTTCGAAGGCTTGCTCGGCCTGTCGAATTCGATAACCGGTCTGGTGGTGGTGCACGTGATCTACGGTATCGCCTTCACCACGATGTTCTTCCGCAACTTCTACGTGAGCATTCCGGCTGAACTCGTGAAGGCCGCGCGGATCGACGGTGCCGGTTTCTTCACGATCTTCACGAAGATCCTGCTGCCGGTGTCGCTGCCGATTTTCATGGTGTGCCTGATCTGGCAATTCACGCAGATCTGGAATGACTTCCTGTTCGGGATTGTGTTCTCCGGCGTCGATTCGATGCCGATCACGGTGGCGCTGAACAACCTCGTGAACACCTCGACCGGCGTGAAGGAATACAACGTGGACATGGCCGGCGCGATCATCGCCGCACTGCCGACGCTGCTCGTCTACATCGTCGCCGGCCGCTATTTCGTGCGCGGTTTGACGGCGGGCGCAGTCAAGGGCTAACCCGGGGCTAGACCATACGCATCGCGGCGGCGCTTTGTTGATAATGCACCGCCGTCATCCGACCAGAGTTTTCAAGCAGTACCAGAGACAAGAGGATTCACAGCATGGCAAGCCTTTCCATCCGTGACGTGTACAAGACTTACCCGAACGGGGTACCGGTTCTGAAGGGTGTCAACATCGACATCGAAGACGGCCAGTTCCTGATTCTCGTCGGCGGCTCGGGCTGCGGGAAATCGACGCTGCTCAACATGATCGCCGGCCTCGAAACCGTGACCAAGGGCGAGATCCAGATCGACGGCAAGACGGTAAACAACCTCTCGCCGAAAGATCGCGACATCGCGATGGTGTTCCAGTCGTATGCGCTGTATCCGTCCATGACGGTGCGCGAGAACATCTCGTTCGGCCTGAACATCCGCAAGGTGCCGAAGCAGGAGCAGACGCAGATCGTCGACCGCGTGTCGAACACGCTGCAGATCACGCACCTGCTGGACCGCAAGCCGGGTCAGCTGTCCGGCGGTCAGCGTCAGCGCGTGGCGATGGGCCGTGCGCTTGCGCGCGATCCGGTGATGTTCCTGTTCGACGAGCCGCTGTCGAATCTCGACGCGAAGCTGCGTATCGAAATGCGCTCTGAAATCAAGCTGCTGCATCAACGCCTCGGCACGACGATCGTCTACGTGACGCACGATCAGATCGAAGCCATGACGCTCGGCGACCGCATCGCGGTGATGAAAGACGGCATCGTCCAGCAGTTCGGCGCGCCGCAGGAAATCTACGACTCGCCGTCGAATCTGTTCGTGGCCGGCTTTATCGGCGCGCCGCCGATGAACTTCATCCAGGGCAAGCTGGTGGAGCAGGGCGCGGGCGTCGCGCTCGAACTGGATACGGGCGTCGCGCGCACGGCGCTGAACCTGCCGTTCGACTCGGCCAAGGTGAAGTCGCATGTGGGGCGTGAAGTGATTCTGGGCCTGCGTCCGGAGCGCATCACCGACGCGCGCGGCGCACATGGCGACAACGCGAAGCTGCAGCCGATCGAAGTGAAGGTCGACGTGATCGAGCCGACCGGACCGGACACGCTGGTGTTCGCGCAGGTCAACGGCAAGCGCATCGTGAGCCGTGTGCACCCGGCGTCGAATCCGCAGCCGTTGTCGAATGCGACGCTGCTGTTCGATACGTCGAAAGCCGTGTTGTTCGATCCGTCGAATGAAGAGCGGATTGCCTGAGGCGGGTTATTCGCTGAGCGATTCGCATTGAAAAAGCCCCATGCGTTGTGAGACGCATGGGGCTTTTCTTCATTGGCCAGGGGCTGTTTGCATCGGGTGGCATCGGGCCCGCAACATGGCGCCCGTGCACAGTGACGTCACACGTCCGTGATGCGCAGATCCGGATTGTTCCGCGTCAGCTCGGTGACCCACTCCGTGAAGGCGCGAAGCCGCGAACTCAGATTGCGGCGATGCGCGTACAGGATCGACAGCGGTGTGCTGGGGCTCGTGTAGGTCGTGAGGATTTCCTTGAGCGCGCCTTGCGCGATCAGGTCCGCGACCATGTAGCGCGACGGCTGGATGATGCCGTGGCCGAGTGCGCCCGCGCCGATGTAGACGCTGCCGTCGTTGACCGCGAGCACGCTCTTCAATGTAACCTTGACGATCTCGCCGTCCACCTCGTACTCGAATGGAAAGGTCTTGCCGCTGCGCGCGGAAACGTAGTTGACCGCGCGATGCTCGCTAAGCTCGTCGAGCGTGGTCGGCGTGCCGTATTTCTCCAGATAGGCCGGCGACGCGCAGGTCACGATCCGCGCCTGACCGATGCGGCGCGCGACGAGACTCGACTCTTCCGGCGTGCCCATGCGGATCACGCAATCCACCCCGTCCTGAATCAGATCGATATTGCGATCCGCCAGTCCGAGCCGCACGTCGATCTCGGGGTATTGCCGGTAGAAGTCGTCGAGCGCGGGCAGCAGCAGCGCCCGGGCGAGCGTACCGGAGGTATCGACGCGAATCGTGCCGCTCGGATGTTCGCGCTTGTTCGAGAGCGACGATTCGGCATCGGTGACTTCGGCGAGGATGCGCACGCAGCGTTCGTAGAACAACGCGCCGTCTTCGGTGACGCTGACCTGCCGCGTCGAACGGTTCAGCAAGCGTACGCCGAC includes the following:
- a CDS encoding ABC transporter ATP-binding protein; this translates as MASLSIRDVYKTYPNGVPVLKGVNIDIEDGQFLILVGGSGCGKSTLLNMIAGLETVTKGEIQIDGKTVNNLSPKDRDIAMVFQSYALYPSMTVRENISFGLNIRKVPKQEQTQIVDRVSNTLQITHLLDRKPGQLSGGQRQRVAMGRALARDPVMFLFDEPLSNLDAKLRIEMRSEIKLLHQRLGTTIVYVTHDQIEAMTLGDRIAVMKDGIVQQFGAPQEIYDSPSNLFVAGFIGAPPMNFIQGKLVEQGAGVALELDTGVARTALNLPFDSAKVKSHVGREVILGLRPERITDARGAHGDNAKLQPIEVKVDVIEPTGPDTLVFAQVNGKRIVSRVHPASNPQPLSNATLLFDTSKAVLFDPSNEERIA
- a CDS encoding carbohydrate ABC transporter permease → MTASISGNGKTASVTRRTSPMAALADRWIPKLVLAPSVVISLIFVYGFIAITGYLSLSNSRLMPRYEFVGLDRYRELFDNDVFWTSAANLGWFGIPFIGICIGLGLFLAILLDQQIRNEGALRAVFLYPMALSFIVTGTAWQWIMTPSVGLEKVFHDWGWTSFSFSWLGDPDKAIFCVVIAAVWQSTGFVMALFLAGLRGVDGEIFKAAQMDGAGLPTIYRKIVIPSMRPVFFSVLLILCHITIKTFDLVVALTAGGPGTSSSLPAIFMYTFSFNRGQLGVGAASSMMMLATVVAVLVPLMYLESRSTRNAA
- a CDS encoding carbohydrate ABC transporter permease translates to MQPKMTISRAVIYAALILFALYFLFPLYVMLSTSFKDIDQLRTGNLLTPPSHWTVDPWIKAWSGACTGVRCDGMQPFFMNSVRMVIPAVLISSIIGAFNGYVLTHWRFRGADPIFTMILVGCFIPFQAILLPMARFEGLLGLSNSITGLVVVHVIYGIAFTTMFFRNFYVSIPAELVKAARIDGAGFFTIFTKILLPVSLPIFMVCLIWQFTQIWNDFLFGIVFSGVDSMPITVALNNLVNTSTGVKEYNVDMAGAIIAALPTLLVYIVAGRYFVRGLTAGAVKG
- a CDS encoding LysR family transcriptional regulator, with the protein product MDRFEAMEIFTRVVEANSFTKVSESLDLPRAKVSRTIQALEEHVGVRLLNRSTRQVSVTEDGALFYERCVRILAEVTDAESSLSNKREHPSGTIRVDTSGTLARALLLPALDDFYRQYPEIDVRLGLADRNIDLIQDGVDCVIRMGTPEESSLVARRIGQARIVTCASPAYLEKYGTPTTLDELSEHRAVNYVSARSGKTFPFEYEVDGEIVKVTLKSVLAVNDGSVYIGAGALGHGIIQPSRYMVADLIAQGALKEILTTYTSPSTPLSILYAHRRNLSSRLRAFTEWVTELTRNNPDLRITDV